Proteins from a genomic interval of Caldicellulosiruptor diazotrophicus:
- a CDS encoding ABC transporter substrate-binding protein translates to MKRFIAVVILIALSVSLFLVFGPDNSNASSKKQVTITYVRGKDETHATEKIIQEFMKKNPDIKVIYKENPSDTGQNHDQLVTVLSAGGSDIDVFDMDVIWPAEFAQAGYTLPLDRFIKRDKINLNDYIKGTIDAARFKGQMWAFPRFIDAGLLYYRKDIVPHNELPKTWDDLIKVAKKYKGKNGTKYGFLMQAKQYEGLVCDAIEYIASYGGRVVDESGNIVVNNKGTIDGLNMMRKVITSGIVPPNINTFTEIETHTAFINGLAVFARNWPYMWAMVNSPQSKVKGKVGILPLPKGSKGSAACLGGWMVGINKYTKNSEASWRLLKFLVQKEGQKLMAIYNGNVPVYKPLFNDKDVIKANPLIGDKKFVEAILAAVPRPVSPIYPKISDAMQIEFSNIVNGKKDVKTAVLDLDKKLKELVKTQK, encoded by the coding sequence ATGAAAAGATTTATTGCTGTTGTCATTCTAATTGCATTAAGTGTTAGTTTATTTTTGGTCTTTGGTCCTGACAATTCTAATGCCAGTTCTAAAAAACAGGTCACAATCACCTATGTACGTGGCAAGGACGAAACCCATGCAACAGAAAAAATTATTCAAGAGTTCATGAAGAAAAACCCTGATATCAAGGTAATCTACAAAGAAAACCCCTCTGACACAGGTCAAAATCATGACCAGCTTGTGACAGTACTGAGCGCTGGTGGTTCTGACATTGACGTGTTTGACATGGATGTTATCTGGCCAGCTGAGTTTGCTCAGGCAGGTTACACACTTCCTCTTGACAGGTTTATAAAGCGTGACAAGATTAATCTCAATGACTACATTAAAGGGACAATTGATGCTGCAAGATTTAAAGGGCAGATGTGGGCATTTCCAAGGTTTATTGATGCAGGACTTCTTTATTACAGAAAAGATATTGTTCCCCATAATGAACTCCCAAAGACATGGGATGATTTGATTAAGGTTGCTAAAAAATACAAAGGTAAAAATGGGACAAAATATGGATTTTTAATGCAGGCAAAACAGTACGAAGGTCTTGTTTGTGATGCTATAGAATATATTGCATCTTATGGTGGAAGAGTTGTTGATGAGAGTGGAAACATTGTAGTTAATAACAAAGGAACAATTGATGGACTTAACATGATGAGAAAAGTTATAACATCAGGGATTGTTCCACCAAACATCAACACATTTACAGAGATTGAAACACATACTGCTTTCATAAACGGTCTTGCAGTGTTTGCAAGAAACTGGCCATACATGTGGGCTATGGTAAACAGTCCACAGTCAAAAGTAAAGGGAAAAGTTGGAATCTTGCCTCTTCCAAAAGGTTCAAAAGGTTCAGCTGCTTGTCTTGGTGGCTGGATGGTTGGTATTAATAAATATACAAAGAATTCTGAAGCTTCATGGAGACTTTTGAAGTTCCTTGTACAAAAAGAAGGACAGAAACTTATGGCTATTTACAATGGAAATGTTCCAGTGTATAAACCACTTTTCAATGACAAGGATGTAATCAAAGCAAATCCGCTTATTGGAGATAAGAAGTTTGTTGAAGCTATATTAGCAGCTGTTCCAAGACCAGTTTCACCAATTTATCCAAAGATTTCAGATGCTATGCAGATTGAATTTTCCAACATTGTAAATGGCAAGAAAGATGTAAAGACAGCTGTCCTTGATTTAGACAAGAAGTTAAAAGAGCTTGTAAAGACTCAAAAATAA